Part of the Schistocerca cancellata isolate TAMUIC-IGC-003103 chromosome 9, iqSchCanc2.1, whole genome shotgun sequence genome is shown below.
gggaggaacaagacttctggtcaggtgaatacaaggttataaatacaaaatcaaataggggcaatgcaggagttggtttaataatgaataaaaacataggagcgcagataagcttctacaaacagcatagtgaatgcattattgtagccaagataggcacgaagtgCACACCTAccatgtagtacaagtttatatgccaactagccccacagatgaagataatgaagaaatgtgtgatgcaaTAAAAGAATTTGTTCAAATACTTAAGatagacgaaaatttaatcatcgtgggggactggaacttgatagtaggaaaaggaagagagggaaaagtagtaggtgaatgtggactggaggtaaggaaggaaagaggaagttccctggtaaaattttgcacagggcataacctaatcatagctaacacttgatttagatTCATGAAAGAacattgtatatgtggaagagctttggagacacaggaaggtttcagatagattacagaattgcgagatagagatttaggaaccaggttttgaattttaagacctttccaggggcagatgtggactctgaccacaatctattggttatgaactgtagatcaaaactgaagaaaatgcaaaaggttagtaatttaaggagatgggacccggataagctgaaagaagcagaggttgtagagtgtttcagagaaagcattagagaacgattgacaagaacaggggaaagaaatacagtagaagaagattgggtagccctgacagatgaaatagtgaaggcagcagaggatcaattagacACAAAGACGAGAGTTAGtacaaatccttgagtaacagacgagatattgaatttaattgatgaaaggagaaaaatataaaactgctgtaactgaagcaggcgaaaaggaatacaaaaatctcaaaaatgagatcagtaggaagggcaaaatggctaagcaggtatggctagagaacaaatgcatggatgtagagacatatcactatggttaagatagatactgcctacaggaaaattaaagagacctttggagaaaagagaaccacctgtatgaatataaagagctcagacggaaaaccagtcctaagcaacaaagataaagcaaaaaggtggaaggagtatatataactTCTgtgcaatggcgatgtacttgagggcaatattatggaaatggaagaggacatagatgaagatgaaatgggagatatgtaactgcatcaagaacttggcagagcactgaaagacctaagtcaaaacaaggcccatggaatagataacattccattagccttgggagagccagccatgacaaaactctaccatccagtGAGTAAGatatttgagacaggcgaaatattctcagacttcaagaaaaatataatacttccaattccaaagaaagcaggtgctgacagatgtgaaaataactgaACTATCAAAACTAAGTCACAATCATAAAACACTAACaataattctttacagatgaatggaaaaactggtagaagccaacatcggggaagatcagtttggattctgtagaaatgttggaacatgtggggcaatactgaccctacgacttatcttacaaaatagattaaggaaatgcaaacctacatttctagcatgtgtagatttagagaaagcttttgataatgttgactggaatacactttttcaaattctgaaggtggcaggtgtaaaaatacagggagcgaaaggctatttacaatatgaacagaaaccagatggcagttataagattcgaggggcatgaaagggaagcagtggttgagaagggattgagacagggttttagtctgtccctggtgttattcaaactgtatactgagcaagcagtaaaagatacaaaagaaaaacttggagtaggaattaaaatccatagagaagaaattaaaaatttgaggtttgccaacggcactgtaattctgtcagagacagcaaaggtcctggaagtgcagttgaatggaatggacagtgtcttgaaaggaggatataagatgaactccaacaaaagcaaaacaaggataatggaatgtagtcaaattaaatcaggtgatgctcagggagttagattagcaaatgagacacttaaagtagtaaatgagttttgctatttgggaagcaaaacaactgacgatggtcgaaatagagaggatataaaacttggactggctgtggcaaggaaagtgtttctgaagaagagaaatttgttaacactgactaTAGACTTAAgcatcaggaagccttttctgaaagtatttgtatggagtatagccatgtacggaagtgaaacatggacaataaatagtttagacaagaagagaatagaagctttcgaaatgtggtgctacagaagaatgtttaagattagatgggtacatcaagtaactatgaggaagtactgaacagaactggcgagaagaggaatttgtggcacaacttgactagagaagggatcagttggtatgacacgttttgaggcatcaagggatcaccaatttagtactggaggcaagcgtggaaggtaaaaatcatagagggagaccaagagatgaataaactaagcagattcagaaggacgtaggttgcagtagttattcagagatgatgaagcttgcacaggacagtgtagcacggagagctgcatcaaaccattctctatATTGaagaggacgacgacgacgacaacaacaacagagacaaaTAGGACACACATTTATTTGTTTGGAGCATCGTGGTCCAATTGCTAAGTTGTTTTGTGGCAGTATTAACCAACTGCTGTAattcttcctttcttttcccttTAATAGAATTGTGGTATCAACTACTAATGACTGTTTCATTAGCATTcacatttaagcttagatcattttgGTATATAATGAACAGAAAGGgctcccattactgatccttggagTACATAGTATTTAATTAGTTTATGgtccagtaaatgttcaaaattagaTTTTAGGTTGACTTTTGAATATTTGATGGGCACAGTAGTTGGGCAGACCCCAAATATCAAATTTTCAAGCTAGATCAAAATAGGGGGAAATTGTTCATAAAAACCTATGTGGCTCACTGGATGGATTTGAAGAAGAAGAACGACGATGACCAAAAAGCACACTTTAAACCACTCAtcaaattcctatcattggccaaaATCTCACACACTGTGCCCAGAAGCATCTTTAatggtttattttaaatttttgttactaCGAAAGGATAAACAAATAGTAAACATGATGCACTTTTAACTTTAAAGTGCCTGTCCATCAGGTAGAAGAAAATACAATGGTGAGTACTCAAAAATGTGGTCAAAGAGGAACGTCTATACAAGTCAGCAGCTTTGACCAGTGACTAAGAAAACATGTGACTAACGACAAACAACAAGGCGGCTATAATGTGATAAATAGTGACGATCTTTTCAAGTGAGCTAAGCTAGAGATCAGTCTACCACCACAACTGCTTTTTTTTAGTTTCACGTTTTTTATCTTCGCAAACTGTTACCTTCCAACCTAACCCAGACTAAGCCAGAGATCTAgctgtcaccacaaccaggtttttttgctttcacattcattggcttcaacAACAAAACTATGAATAAACGCATCAAAATGTGACATGGCAACAGCCATTAACATATGTCACTGGTCAAAGTGGATGACTCATACCAAATATTCCTCTTGACCTCAGAACATTGCCCTTGCCATGGGCTCCTGTAGAGCATGTAGGTCACAGCTCATTGTTTCTGCTATGTGAAGTGAGTGATTTGAAAGTGCCCTGATCTTCAAACTTACTTTATATCCAAATGATACAGTTCTGGACATTGggtccttatcaaaactttatctactaagcacCCTCTACAATCCCTAGAAGACTGCATAAGCCACAGAGCTTTGTATCCCAATTCTCTGTCTGTTATAATTGAGGCAAATACTCTgctaaaggattggggagaagagaagtttgtggcacaacttgaccagaagaagggatcggttggtaggacatgttctaaggcatcaagggatcaccaatttagtattggagggcagcgtggagggtaaaaatcatagagggagaccaagagatgaatacagcagattcaaaaggatgtaggctgcagtaggtactgggagatgaagaagcttgcacaggatagagtagcatggagagctgcatcaaaccagtctcaggactgaagaccacaacaacaacaacaacaacaacaacaacaactctgctaAATAATGAATCACCCTTCAGAAAATAGGGAAAAAATCTATTTGGCAATTGAAGACAAAATCTGCAAAAACACAGACTATGTACCTACATACATAGGTTTTGATATTGATCCCTACAtcggaatattttatgatctgaagactgCAATGGCCTAATCGGTAATTGTGAAATGTACAATTTATGTGATCATGAGAGACTTTTGCAGACGAAGTGTATTTGCTTAGAACAGTGATGTAACAGCTGTATCACAGGGTGTGTCTGTAAAGCTCCACAACTGCCAAATCAGTGAACTCAAATCCTTATATATCAACATTTCCACACACTGAGTAGAATAATACTTCATTAAACTGACTTTTTGGGCGAACAGGGAAATCTTATATATTATAAGTTTCCTTGTCTGATGAGTTATATCATTAGCAGATTCTGAGCATGTGAATGTTTTCCTAAAACCCTATCTTGTCTGCACTTGTGAATTCCAGGCAGTAAAAAAATTAAGTTCTGTTGGATGGCTATTGGAAATGAAATAAGTGGCAGAGTAGTGCACATCTTGCTTCACAGTGATTAAAGAAGTGTTACCTAAGTGAACATTGTTTTTCCCACCTAGTGCTCACTGGATGAATGTGGTAGTTAATTTTAAATGAATCCATACAGTTAACGAAACTTCCATGGGGAAAATATCTGCAAGGATGGCACCATTAGAATTTACAGATGCTTGAGCAACCATCTGCACAAAATTTGTGTAGTGAAACCACAGACTGTTCTGGCTGCCCTTTTCTACACTGAGTATACTCCTTGTGGATGCAATGAGTTTCACCAAAGTATGATCTCGTACAATGTGATATAATGGAAGTACAACAAGTAAACAAGTTTTCACAGTTTAGTGAGAGAGAAACCGGTGAGTATTCACACTGTACAGAATATAGCATTTAGTTTTTGTACAGGATCCTTAATACTTTCAAGAGAGCTTTCATCAACTTCcaccataagattttatttgaatttaCTGAATATTATTTGATACCCCGTGACCAAATTTTGCTTCTATGTGAGTTCCGTGTCAGAAACTGTACACACTTGTAGATATACGCTGATCTGTTTCCACTGCCTACAActtattcatttaaattttcattgacATGTAACCtctagaacctttttttttttttcctaaggtAAACAACAATACttataatttgtacaaaaagcaaCAATTCTGTGAGCAAGGGCAGGCCAAGTAACCCTTACTGAATGGTGCACTATGCTTCAAAattacacagatacatgacactatttttcaaaaagTCTCTGCAGACAGTGGTCAGAATGTTCTAGCAATCCTACAGTACCTCAACAATAGAAGTCCATTCTTTTGTATTGATGAGGTGAAACGATTAGAATaatacaaacatccagtcccccaaGTGCAGAAAATATCCGATCTGGCTGGAACTGAAACTGGGACCCTGCGTTCTAGagacagcaatgctagccactagaccccaAGCTATGGACACAATtccaaactactttttttttatatgaattGTTTCACTTTACCTATAGTCACTTAAACTTTTAAGTCCCTAGCGATAAAGAAGCATTTCTGGTGTGAATTTCCAGATTAATATAAGTTGCTAAAAAGCATGTAATAAGTTACAAGCCTCAATCTTTGGATTAATTGAAGCATTTGACAATGCTTCATCAACCCACAACAAAAGTGTCACCTTTCAACCACCCCAACATGTCAAGTTATGCTTGAGATCATCCTGTCAACACATCCTACAGTTCACAAACTAATATAAATGTAAAACAATGTTGACGTTATGTCTCAATCTGTTTGTACACATATGGTTCTACTCATCACACCATTATGTTGTGAATCAAAGCCGACATTAGGTATTGATAAGTTCAATTGATCCCAAATCTTCTACATCACACATACAATAACATCTACCTTTTCCGTTATTCTCCCAAAATATTGAGTGACTGAAGTAAATCAAAAGGTAACCAACACTACCTGAAATTCACGTATTTTTTCCTATTCTGAGGGTGGCAATAGTTTTCCAATACATATACAATAAAATAAAGTCTATGTAGTACTGATCTGGTAAAATGTGGCATGTGAAAGATGCACACTCATAATATGGAGAAAGTGACAAGTAATTTAGTagaatataaggggcattcaaaaagaaacgagctggaggcataattacagaaaccagtacctgtatgttagaagtattgatcctggctgttgagacgcttgtcccactgtgacacaaggcagtgaatggctgtctcataaaattccctggGCTGCAATGTTAGCCAGTTTcacacatacagctggacgtcatcTCTGAGATGAATTGTTTGTTCCTCAGagactttttaaggggaccaaaaatggtgtaatcacagggagagaggtccagactgtatggaggatggccgataatctcccatttgaatttctgcaggagtgccatgactgtgttggctgtatgaggctttgcaatgtcatggagcagaatgaccccatgggtgagacTGCCTGGTCATTCTGATTTGATTgcttggcaaagggtggtcaaggtttgcgtgTAACGCTGAGCattcaatgttggcctgtgctgctGGAAGTGAATCAGAAGATTACGCCCTTttcggtccccttaaaaaggctctgaggggcaaacgattcacctcggacgatgacgtccagctgtacatgcagaACTGGTAAACATTGCAGccgcgggaattttatgagacagccattcactgccttgtgccACAGTGGGGCAAGTCTCTCAACAGCCAGGGTTAATCACCATAGTAAGTCAGCTACAAACGTTCTTATGTGGTGCAAAAGTTATTACATCAAATGATGTGAGTTATTTAGCTTAATCTGTAAtgcataaaaattttaattgttagtAATTTCATTTCCAATGATCTATCACTCTGAGATTCTATGACACTgctgaaatatttgaaaatatttcttatgTTGGGTGGTCCTACATTTTGATTTCATTTGCTTTCACAACTGATCAAAACCTATGTCCTATACATAATCCATTTTGAAGCTAGCAGAAAGTTAACCAATCTGCAAGCTATTGTATACAAAAGCAGCACTGCAGTCTTGTAACCACTTTGGGTTTCCACATCAAATCATCAACAGTAAATCTGTGCTTCCACTCTGTAAGAGGATACTAAAAGAACAGAAAGATACTACATAATTGAAATGTTAGAATGGTCTGTCTAGTCGTCTCACATgtgtgagttgggggggggggggggggggggggggagaaaatcaACTTTATGTTTAGCAGTGAggtttaaatttaaaaatattaccgGAAAGcatgacaaaaaataaaagcagCACCTTAATTATTATATTGCCATTTATTTGTTTCATAATATAATGTAGGGCAGAGCTTGATATGTAgcaaattaatgcaaaattatgGTGCAAATTCTACTGGTAAGTACAGTTTAGTTTTACCTTGCTACACAGTTTAATGGTTAAAAGAACGAATTATACTGTGGTCAATATTCTTTAAGGTCTACTTTAAATCTTCCTCTCTATTGCATATTGCACAACGCCAACACGCTTTACTATTTATTTCATAACGTTCCAAACTGACCACTGAATTAACGAAGGGCAACAATTCCTGTAAGGAGCAACATGAAATGCCTAAAACTTCAGCATCATAGTCGCAGCGCAACACCAAAACGTTTAAATTCACCTACGCTTTACACGTAAACGTACCGGAAAATAATAAAACTTCATTAGTGTGGCGAcaactttttatttacttatttttaaggTCTGCCTTCACAGTGAATGATCAAAACCCACAACAATGCGCAAGTGGCGAATAAAATCGCGCTGCCAAGGAAAAAGACCTGAGAATAGTGAGTGCAATTTTAACTCACCTCAACCTTGGCGCTGTTCTGAAAAATTGTTTGAGCTTTATGAGTCAGCTGTGCGAAACAGGAGCTCAGTGTTGCCATTTTCTGTCGCGCTGTATAAACAACATCAGGCTCTTCCGAATCAAATTCATCTGTAACAAAGAAAGATAGCATCACTCAAGTGTGAAGGCAGTGAATCACGTAGACGTAAATATTGCAGTAATATGTAGCCTTCGCATTAGAAATGAGACACTGGCCCGGCACTCGCTAACTGCACGAAATTTTTCAAAGCTATCCCCTCCCCTTTCCTGTCTCTTGATAAATGAACGAAGGTGCCATCGACTGTTTTCAGTACCGGTACTTTATTATTTCTCTCTTCGGAAATTTTTCAAGAAAACACAAACAGGGTAAACATGAAATTATTTTAGCATGACAATCTAAGTTTGGGGAATGGCACTCCTGTGAAACTTCTAGGAAAGTGAATTATCAATTTACTGTTGTTTTCTGTGCATGTCAATCGTTCCGTTTGTAGTAACAATCAACCTCAACGCCTGTTGACATATCTGACAGGTGCTGTCAGTGCAACATTGCTTCCGATTGAAAATTATAGATTAATGTAGTCGCAACCCCGTAACATCTCTATACTTCATTGCGCACGTATAGCACGTACCGATTAATATTTCTAAATCCACAAATGCCTTGTCAAATTCTTTTTCTAGTATGTCAAGCCACCGAAAGCTTAAACCCGTTGCAGCCATGTTTTCGTTTTAAGAAAGTCACGTGACTACTGAAGCAACGTCGGCAAAGAGAACCACAGCACAATCACAGCTTCGCGCTAGCATTTGTTACACAGGTCCAGCTTCACCAACATACATTACCCAAAATATAATAATATCTAATATGTACGCACCTCACGACGGATTGCCTGGTATTTTTACTGTGTAACTAACGATACATATGACATTTTGCGCTTTACTTTAGAATCTTCTTTAAATACAAAATACTGGTGAATATTTGTTGCCTTAGTAAGTACTTTATTGTGGTAGTAGCAGTTactattcatccgtagatctattTTTTACAAGATtataggatatgtcaaagtatttacaagtttcgaTCAATTTTAAATAAGATTCGTATAAACAAacatttacagacttccagttagagacaatcattagatttactactggtatacaatacttcttttacaaataacttattaaataatgtaataccacactgttcactcatatctcactagtagtcactgcatacactatacacacattgtttcatatcaCATCACTCACCACACAACCAAAGACACACACATTGgtcatctctgggccattttctgtatcgcaacttcccatttgctattctgaaaaactgagtcagcatccctctgtaaTGAGTGAAATGttaagctcagaaagaggaagaggtgtcagTACTGcattatgcatagcttgggggaaagaatttctagaaaaggaaaaaagaagggaaaaaaaacttaGTGTCAAGGTGTTATGTGGATTGTAGGATGTTTTGtaatcgttattattatttatttgaataacttttttaccaaacccctactctgtacTATCTAAGTACTCCttcagtgagccggccggagtggctgagcggttaaaggcgctacagtctggaaccacacgaccgctacggtcgcaggttcgaatcctgccttgggcatggatgtgtgtgatgtccttaggttatttaagtttaagtagttctaagttctaggggacttatgaccacagcagttgagtcccatagtgctcagagccatttgaacctactccttcagtgtataaaatatattacataacaGGTTCTTTTtacctgcctttttaaataagtatttttgcgcatttctttaatctctattgctaatttattgtacagttttattccttagtaaaaaatgctgttttgagttttatatttatcttttcttgttccatgatcatgggcagagctgtttgtgcagtaattaccaatgttatttttgatatgaacaactgactggtaaatgtattaacaCAGAGCAGTTAATATCCCCAGTGATttaaacagatctttacaatgagctcgactattatttttggttattattcttatggctcttttctggagtttgataactgtattcatattttgtgcatttgttccccaaaaaagaatgccatagctaataatTGAGTATACATATgaacagtatgtaactaaaagacactgcatgttacacactgatgataggattgtaagggcataacatgctgatgacattctgttttcaCGTACCTTCGTGCGTTCACACCAGTTCAACTGagtatcaatattcattcctagaaatgtttcatttgttacacagtctatagaggtgccatctacatttaatttaacattgtcattttccctcttcaaactgaaattcatggcattggaTTTATGTCCAATGCCATTTTATTGCTTACTGACCAATTGTAAACTacattgagagtttcatttgctttctctgcaaggactgTGCAGTGATTGAGCAGCTACAAAGGCAGGTGAGTGTCGGATGCGCAGAAGCATGCGGAAGTGTACCATGTGACTCACAGCTAATCACGTGCCAGTGACATTCTTGTCTTAGTTCTGTGTGGGTCATGCTGTGTTCGGAAGTTTTAACTGTTTATTTCAGTCTTAGTGTTCTGCGCTGTGGGCTGACTGCCTTCATAGAATTCATTATGAGTGATGGTAAGCAATCACGCCAAGTGCTACACAAACAGGCAAGAGAAATAGTGTTCCGTGTCTACCAATACTTTAAGAGAcaatctactgctgaatccacgctGGCATAAGACGC
Proteins encoded:
- the LOC126101142 gene encoding Golgi-associated PDZ and coiled-coil motif-containing protein-like isoform X2, giving the protein MAATGLSFRWLDILEKEFDKAFVDLEILIDEFDSEEPDVVYTARQKMATLSSCFAQLTHKAQTIFQNSAKVEELLPFVNSVVSLERYEINSKACWRCAICNREEDLK
- the LOC126101142 gene encoding Golgi-associated PDZ and coiled-coil motif-containing protein-like isoform X1, which produces MAATGLSFRWLDILEKEFDKAFVDLEILIDEFDSEEPDVVYTARQKMATLSSCFAQLTHKAQTIFQNSAKVEVKLGYGQVGTAWRMIEDGEHMPSRIDADVAALLCGLALSC
- the LOC126101142 gene encoding Golgi-associated PDZ and coiled-coil motif-containing protein-like isoform X3 codes for the protein MAATGLSFRWLDILEKEFDKAFVDLEILIDEFDSEEPDVVYTARQKMATLSSCFAQLTHKAQTIFQNSAKVEVSDVETEDLC